From the Xylanibacillus composti genome, one window contains:
- a CDS encoding cysteine-rich CWC family protein: MKKDRSCPLCGKQNGCGYESCWCAAEVFPSEILDLVPRDKLGKSCICKDCLDRFKENTSDSP, encoded by the coding sequence ATGAAGAAAGACCGTTCGTGCCCCCTCTGCGGGAAGCAGAACGGCTGCGGTTATGAATCGTGCTGGTGTGCGGCAGAGGTGTTTCCAAGCGAAATCCTCGACCTGGTTCCCAGGGATAAGCTGGGCAAGTCATGTATTTGCAAAGACTGTCTGGATCGATTCAAGGAAAATACCTCTGATTCCCCATAG